A window from Pyrococcus kukulkanii encodes these proteins:
- the ftsZ gene encoding cell division protein FtsZ: MLKLVENVVEKVANEENKVQEVQVPQSSVDEELKKIVEQIKARIYVVGVGGAGGNTVNRMMEVGVTGAKIIAVNTDAQDLLKIKAHQKILIGKELTKGLGAGNDPKIGEEAAKESERDIREALEGADMVFITCGLGGGTGTGAAPVIAEMAKKMGALTVSVVTLPFTMEGIRRAKNAEYGLKRLAKNSDTVIVIPNDKLLEVAPKLPIQMAFKVADEILVQAVKGITELITKPGLVNLDFNDVRAVMKDGGVAMIGIGESDSEKRALEAAEQALNSPLLDVDISGAKGALISISGADVKLEEAQQIIEYVTRNVDPKAQVIWGIQLEPELEKTIRVMIIVTGVTSRYVTMQEETPVTSEEEETRKVTISIPEL, encoded by the coding sequence ATGCTGAAGCTTGTAGAGAACGTTGTCGAAAAGGTGGCTAACGAGGAAAATAAGGTTCAAGAAGTTCAAGTTCCTCAGTCAAGTGTTGATGAGGAGCTTAAAAAGATAGTAGAGCAAATTAAGGCTAGAATTTATGTCGTAGGTGTTGGTGGGGCTGGGGGCAATACCGTTAATAGAATGATGGAAGTTGGCGTCACTGGGGCTAAGATAATAGCCGTAAACACCGATGCTCAGGATCTTCTAAAGATTAAGGCTCATCAGAAGATTCTCATTGGTAAGGAACTCACTAAAGGATTAGGAGCAGGTAACGATCCAAAGATCGGTGAGGAAGCAGCTAAAGAAAGTGAGAGAGATATCCGAGAGGCCTTGGAAGGGGCGGATATGGTTTTCATCACCTGCGGCCTTGGTGGCGGAACTGGAACTGGGGCTGCGCCAGTGATAGCCGAGATGGCAAAGAAGATGGGGGCTCTAACGGTTTCAGTAGTTACCTTGCCGTTTACAATGGAGGGTATTAGGAGGGCAAAGAACGCTGAGTACGGCCTTAAGAGACTAGCCAAGAACTCAGATACAGTGATAGTTATTCCCAACGATAAGTTGCTCGAAGTCGCCCCCAAGCTACCAATTCAGATGGCCTTCAAGGTTGCAGATGAAATACTTGTGCAGGCCGTTAAGGGAATCACCGAGCTAATAACTAAGCCTGGCCTTGTTAACCTCGACTTCAACGATGTGAGAGCAGTCATGAAGGATGGAGGAGTTGCAATGATTGGCATCGGTGAGAGCGACAGCGAGAAGAGAGCCTTAGAGGCTGCTGAACAGGCCCTGAACAGCCCACTTCTAGATGTTGATATAAGTGGTGCCAAGGGAGCATTGATTAGCATAAGCGGTGCCGATGTCAAGCTTGAGGAGGCTCAGCAGATAATCGAGTACGTCACTAGGAACGTAGATCCGAAGGCTCAGGTTATTTGGGGAATCCAGCTTGAGCCAGAGCTCGAAAAGACAATTAGGGTTATGATAATAGTTACAGGTGTTACCTCTAGGTACGTAACTATGCAAGAGGAAACCCCTGTAACTTCGGAGGAGGAAGAAACTAGGAAAGTTACCATTAGCATCCCTGAACTTTAA
- a CDS encoding phosphatase PAP2 family protein, producing the protein MRKILVSSFLLALIFILQVLGLLKGINERIDLLLPSPNLGVLTILTVLGGNLFFFAFALFAIYLDVKEYGKLSKETLVFLLSAFLGLAIVGILKVALNEPRPRGYGGFSFPSGHAFRGGIIATYSSNRWKKARIIVWAYAIGVAFTRLLLHVHWFSDVLFSLLLAPWIYNVVKVTQDTWLPLYRKIVRKLGINFLDIKL; encoded by the coding sequence ATGAGGAAAATCTTGGTAAGCTCATTTCTCTTGGCCTTAATTTTTATCCTCCAGGTCCTTGGCCTATTGAAGGGAATCAATGAGAGGATTGACCTTCTATTACCCTCCCCAAATCTCGGGGTGCTCACGATCTTAACGGTCTTGGGTGGTAACCTATTCTTTTTCGCCTTTGCCCTCTTTGCCATCTATCTGGACGTTAAGGAGTATGGGAAGCTCTCTAAGGAGACTCTTGTCTTTCTTCTTTCCGCATTTTTGGGCTTGGCAATTGTTGGAATCCTAAAGGTTGCACTAAATGAGCCCAGGCCCAGGGGATATGGAGGGTTTTCCTTCCCTTCTGGACACGCATTCAGGGGAGGAATTATAGCTACGTACTCATCCAATCGCTGGAAAAAGGCTAGGATTATTGTATGGGCATACGCCATTGGCGTTGCTTTTACGAGGCTCCTCCTCCACGTTCACTGGTTTAGCGATGTCCTCTTTAGTTTACTACTAGCTCCATGGATCTATAACGTGGTAAAGGTAACCCAGGACACTTGGCTTCCGCTTTACAGGAAAATAGTAAGGAAATTAGGAATTAACTTTCTGGACATTAAGCTTTAG
- a CDS encoding D-aminoacyl-tRNA deacylase, protein MKVIMTTKIDKASMNIKEKLIENFGFKEVEGSFNGNPIYKKGDIIILTTNDEMIYYDYLDREIEKQLGFRPEVIAFASRHSSKQKLPALTTHITGNWGKAMYGGKDESFAVALPTAMKLALLKMNELNDLGWTVCYEATHHGPSELDVPSFFIEIGSSEEEWINDRAGEIIAETVIYVLENYQKEKFKVALGVGGGHYAPKQTKRALETDIAFGHILPKYAQPVPKEVMLKALNRFAEKVEAIYVDWKGSRGETRQLARSLAQELGLEFIKD, encoded by the coding sequence ATGAAAGTGATAATGACGACTAAAATCGACAAGGCTTCTATGAATATAAAGGAAAAGCTAATCGAGAATTTCGGATTTAAGGAGGTTGAAGGTTCTTTTAACGGTAATCCGATATACAAGAAGGGGGACATAATTATACTAACGACGAATGATGAAATGATATATTATGACTACCTTGACAGGGAAATTGAGAAGCAACTAGGCTTTAGACCTGAGGTTATAGCCTTTGCATCGAGACATTCAAGCAAGCAGAAGCTCCCCGCATTAACTACTCACATTACCGGGAACTGGGGCAAGGCCATGTACGGGGGAAAAGATGAGAGCTTTGCTGTAGCATTGCCCACGGCAATGAAGCTTGCTCTTCTGAAGATGAATGAGCTAAACGATCTCGGCTGGACAGTTTGTTATGAGGCTACCCATCACGGTCCTAGTGAGCTTGATGTTCCAAGTTTCTTCATAGAGATAGGGTCAAGTGAGGAAGAGTGGATCAACGATAGGGCCGGGGAGATTATTGCTGAAACGGTAATTTATGTCCTGGAGAATTATCAAAAGGAGAAGTTTAAGGTTGCTCTTGGTGTAGGGGGAGGGCATTATGCTCCCAAGCAGACCAAGAGGGCTTTGGAAACTGACATTGCTTTTGGCCATATACTCCCGAAGTACGCCCAGCCTGTCCCTAAAGAGGTAATGCTAAAGGCTCTTAACAGATTCGCAGAGAAAGTTGAGGCAATATACGTTGATTGGAAAGGTAGTAGGGGCGAGACGAGGCAATTAGCGAGGTCTTTGGCCCAGGAACTTGGTTTAGAATTTATTAAAGATTAA
- a CDS encoding 50S ribosomal protein L1 yields MPFDRQKIVEAVKEAKARAKPRNFTQSVEVAVNLKDIDLKRPENRFKLEVVLPHGRGKDVKIAVIADGAVAEAARRLGLDVISSAELEEIAQSPRQARKLAKKYDFFIAEAPLMPKIGRYLGRYLGPRNKMPVVVPPTMTNLEPIINKLKKTVRIQLKNNPVVHAPVGTEKMGDEELAENIEAVLNAIIGKLERGESQIRSVYVKTTMGPAVRIEG; encoded by the coding sequence ATGCCCTTTGACAGGCAGAAAATCGTGGAAGCGGTGAAGGAGGCTAAAGCCCGGGCCAAGCCGCGTAACTTCACACAGAGTGTCGAGGTGGCAGTGAACCTCAAGGATATTGACCTAAAACGTCCCGAGAATAGGTTTAAGCTCGAGGTCGTCCTTCCCCATGGAAGAGGGAAGGATGTAAAGATCGCGGTCATCGCTGACGGTGCAGTTGCTGAAGCGGCGAGGAGGCTCGGGCTTGATGTTATTAGTAGTGCCGAGTTAGAGGAGATAGCCCAAAGCCCGAGGCAGGCGAGAAAGTTAGCTAAGAAGTACGACTTCTTCATAGCTGAGGCACCGTTAATGCCCAAGATTGGTAGGTACCTTGGTAGGTACCTTGGTCCTAGGAACAAGATGCCTGTAGTTGTCCCACCAACGATGACCAACCTAGAGCCGATAATCAACAAGCTAAAGAAGACAGTTAGGATTCAGCTCAAGAACAATCCAGTGGTTCATGCTCCCGTTGGCACTGAAAAAATGGGCGATGAAGAATTAGCTGAGAACATCGAGGCAGTGCTCAACGCTATAATTGGAAAGCTTGAGAGGGGAGAGAGCCAGATAAGGTCAGTGTACGTTAAGACAACGATGGGCCCAGCTGTGAGGATTGAGGGGTGA
- a CDS encoding DUF2334 domain-containing protein, with protein sequence MRKVILLILTGLLITFLIELTYSPCQTRYTGGFMVLVHDVSPVYTSNVREIAELLKDLGYQNSTMLFIIPNHAGNHPISKDGNFTKLIRELEKEGFKVGIHGYTHSRDEFNCNSSVAEIKIEEAIEEMHKANITFERVFIPPQYSISQDALKVLLKNNFTVILKDKIYYPNGSCAKIANREYTWYASNWSLGIRLFIAKLDYRLHSDNFMLSIHPKAVNHGCGMEFLRKFLEWLKLNVQKVNS encoded by the coding sequence ATGAGAAAAGTTATCCTATTAATACTCACCGGACTCTTAATTACATTCCTCATTGAGCTTACCTATTCCCCCTGCCAAACGAGGTATACAGGAGGCTTCATGGTTCTAGTTCACGACGTTAGCCCTGTGTACACCTCAAACGTTCGGGAGATAGCCGAGCTATTGAAAGATCTCGGCTACCAAAACTCAACCATGCTTTTTATAATACCGAACCATGCAGGCAACCACCCGATAAGCAAGGATGGAAACTTTACTAAGCTAATACGGGAGCTGGAGAAAGAAGGCTTTAAGGTTGGAATTCACGGTTACACCCATTCAAGGGATGAGTTCAACTGCAATTCTTCGGTTGCAGAGATTAAAATAGAGGAGGCAATTGAGGAGATGCACAAGGCAAACATAACCTTTGAGAGGGTATTCATCCCTCCCCAGTACTCCATATCCCAGGACGCCCTCAAGGTTCTCCTAAAGAACAACTTCACGGTCATCCTGAAGGATAAAATTTACTATCCAAACGGAAGCTGTGCCAAAATTGCAAATAGGGAGTACACGTGGTACGCAAGTAACTGGAGCCTCGGAATTAGGCTCTTCATTGCAAAATTAGATTACAGGCTCCACTCAGATAACTTTATGCTCTCAATACATCCAAAGGCCGTGAACCACGGATGCGGAATGGAGTTCTTAAGGAAATTCCTTGAGTGGCTAAAGCTTAATGTCCAGAAAGTTAATTCCTAA
- a CDS encoding 50S ribosomal protein L10, with translation MAHVAEWKKKEVEELANLIKSYPVVALVDVSSMPAYPLSQMRRLIRENEGLLRVSRNTLIELAIKKAAQELGKPELEKLIDYIQGGAGILVTKMNPFKLYKFLQQNRQPAPAKPGVKVPKDVVIPAGPTPLAPGPIVGQMQAMGIPARIERGKVTIQKDTTVLKAGEVITPELANILNALGVQPLEVGLDLLAAYEDGIIYTPEVLAIDEQEYINMLQQAYMHAFNLAVNVAYPTPETIEAILQKAFLNAKAVAVEAGYVTKETINDILGKAFRAMLLLAQQLPEDLLDEKTKELLSAQAQVAVAQQVEEKKEEEKVEEKEEEEEEASEEEALAGLSALFG, from the coding sequence ATGGCCCATGTTGCTGAGTGGAAGAAAAAGGAAGTAGAAGAGCTCGCTAACTTGATCAAGAGCTACCCAGTAGTAGCCTTAGTTGACGTTTCAAGCATGCCTGCTTATCCACTCTCACAGATGAGGAGACTAATTAGAGAGAACGAGGGCTTGCTTAGGGTTTCAAGGAACACGCTTATTGAGTTAGCTATAAAGAAGGCTGCCCAGGAGCTTGGAAAGCCAGAGCTTGAGAAGTTAATTGACTACATTCAGGGCGGAGCTGGAATTCTAGTTACAAAGATGAACCCCTTTAAGCTCTACAAGTTCCTCCAGCAGAACAGGCAACCAGCTCCAGCAAAGCCTGGGGTGAAGGTTCCCAAAGACGTTGTGATACCTGCAGGTCCTACTCCCCTTGCCCCTGGGCCAATAGTTGGTCAAATGCAGGCCATGGGAATTCCAGCAAGAATCGAAAGGGGTAAGGTAACAATACAGAAGGATACAACAGTTCTAAAAGCTGGAGAAGTTATAACCCCCGAGCTCGCCAACATACTCAACGCTCTTGGAGTCCAGCCTCTTGAAGTAGGTCTTGACCTTCTAGCTGCGTACGAGGATGGGATCATATATACGCCAGAAGTTCTAGCGATTGATGAGCAGGAGTACATCAACATGCTCCAGCAGGCTTACATGCACGCATTCAACCTGGCAGTAAACGTTGCGTATCCAACACCTGAGACAATTGAGGCAATTCTCCAGAAGGCATTCCTTAACGCCAAGGCCGTTGCGGTTGAGGCGGGTTACGTTACGAAGGAGACAATCAACGATATCCTTGGCAAGGCCTTTAGGGCTATGCTATTGCTTGCCCAACAGTTACCTGAAGACTTACTAGATGAAAAGACCAAAGAACTTTTAAGTGCCCAGGCTCAAGTTGCCGTTGCACAACAGGTAGAGGAGAAGAAGGAAGAGGAGAAAGTTGAAGAGAAAGAAGAAGAGGAAGAGGAAGCCTCCGAAGAGGAGGCTCTTGCTGGATTAAGTGCCCTGTTTGGATGA
- a CDS encoding 50S ribosomal protein L11 encodes MPKQVVEVLVEGGKATPGPPLGPAIGPLGLNVKQVVDKINEATKDFAGMQVPVKIIVDPVTKQFEIEVGVPPTSQLIKKELGLEKGSGEPKHNIVGNLTMEQVIKIAKMKKDQMLALTLKAAAKEVIGTALSMGVTVEGKDPRVVQKEIDEGVYDELFEKAEKE; translated from the coding sequence ATGCCAAAGCAGGTTGTTGAAGTCCTCGTCGAGGGAGGTAAGGCAACTCCTGGTCCTCCACTTGGTCCCGCCATAGGTCCTCTCGGCTTAAACGTTAAGCAGGTAGTTGACAAGATCAACGAGGCGACCAAGGACTTCGCGGGGATGCAGGTTCCGGTGAAGATCATAGTTGACCCAGTGACTAAGCAGTTCGAAATTGAGGTCGGTGTTCCACCCACGAGCCAGCTCATAAAGAAAGAGCTTGGCCTCGAGAAGGGGAGCGGTGAACCTAAGCATAATATCGTTGGTAACCTAACCATGGAGCAAGTAATCAAGATCGCCAAGATGAAGAAGGATCAGATGCTCGCTCTAACCCTAAAGGCGGCAGCTAAGGAAGTCATTGGGACAGCATTGAGCATGGGAGTAACAGTTGAGGGCAAAGACCCCAGGGTTGTTCAGAAAGAGATTGATGAAGGAGTTTACGACGAGCTTTTTGAGAAGGCTGAAAAAGAGTAA
- a CDS encoding transcription elongation factor Spt5 — MGGKIFAVRVTQGQEENTARLIYSKVRTYNLPIYAILTPSKVKGYIFIEAPNKSAVDEAIRGIRHARGVLPGEIPFSEIEHFLEEKPAVSGLEPGDIVELISGPFKGEKAKVVRVDEAKDEIVVELIGAIVPIPVTVRGEYVRLISKRQKEE; from the coding sequence ATGGGCGGGAAGATATTCGCGGTTAGGGTAACTCAGGGGCAAGAGGAGAACACTGCGAGGTTAATTTATAGTAAGGTTAGGACGTATAATCTTCCAATCTATGCTATCCTTACTCCATCTAAAGTTAAAGGATATATATTTATTGAAGCTCCCAATAAGAGCGCGGTTGATGAGGCTATTAGGGGAATAAGGCATGCTAGGGGTGTTCTTCCTGGGGAGATTCCTTTCAGTGAGATAGAACACTTCCTTGAGGAGAAGCCTGCCGTTAGCGGTCTCGAGCCCGGAGATATCGTTGAGCTGATCTCAGGCCCATTCAAGGGTGAAAAGGCTAAGGTCGTTAGGGTCGACGAGGCCAAGGATGAGATCGTCGTTGAGCTTATAGGAGCAATAGTTCCCATTCCCGTTACCGTTAGGGGAGAATACGTTAGGCTTATAAGCAAGCGTCAGAAGGAGGAGTGA
- a CDS encoding HAD family hydrolase — translation MIVAFDFDGTLVDSYSCIEEAFYRALKRVYPRLPGKKRIAKLLTKVEEQFERPKFGKSARRIKAPNIFRGKFARAWFEERAKLTKPLDGAREVLQELKKRGHIVISFSAEDFIPGIKEYRLKQSDLYELFDDVIIFGHKYSLCEAFFMVREKYGQDEIFVWVDDKPWRFIGRGDERTEYVWMYFPYTARFVTDDILALIPHLHVIHDLWSLLDVVERLERELKLR, via the coding sequence ATGATAGTAGCCTTCGACTTTGACGGAACACTAGTTGACAGCTACTCCTGCATTGAGGAGGCGTTTTATAGAGCTCTAAAAAGGGTCTATCCTAGGCTCCCAGGGAAGAAAAGAATAGCTAAGTTGCTCACAAAAGTAGAGGAACAGTTTGAAAGGCCTAAATTCGGAAAGAGTGCTCGAAGGATTAAGGCCCCGAACATCTTCAGGGGAAAGTTTGCTAGGGCGTGGTTCGAGGAGAGGGCTAAGCTTACCAAGCCCTTAGACGGGGCAAGGGAAGTTCTTCAAGAGTTAAAAAAGAGGGGTCATATAGTTATCTCTTTTTCAGCTGAAGATTTTATCCCAGGAATAAAAGAGTACAGGCTCAAGCAGAGTGACCTTTACGAGCTCTTTGACGATGTTATAATTTTTGGCCACAAGTACAGTTTGTGCGAAGCCTTTTTCATGGTTAGGGAGAAGTATGGGCAAGATGAGATATTCGTGTGGGTTGATGACAAGCCTTGGCGCTTCATAGGGCGAGGAGATGAAAGGACAGAGTACGTTTGGATGTACTTTCCCTATACCGCAAGGTTCGTAACTGACGATATTTTGGCATTAATTCCTCACCTTCACGTTATTCACGACTTGTGGAGCCTTCTTGATGTGGTAGAAAGGCTTGAAAGAGAATTGAAACTTCGATAA
- the gcvPB gene encoding aminomethyl-transferring glycine dehydrogenase subunit GcvPB, with protein sequence MFRQAKWEEPLIFELSHPGRVGYTLPKPIEEVEVEIPEKLKRKSPLNLPEVSEPEVVKHYTRLSEMNYGVDSGIYPLGSCTMKYNPKINEELANHPKVSFIHPYQDERTVQGALKIMWELEQWLKEITGMDRFTLQPAAGANGEFTGVMIIKAYHLDRGETQRTEMLVPDSAHGTNPASAAMAGFKVIEIPSNENGTVDLEALENAVSERTAGLMLTNPNTLGIFEDEILEIAKIVHKAGGLLYYDGANLNAVLGKIRPGDMGFDIVHLNLHKTFSTPHGGGGPGAGPVGVKDFLKDYLPVPLVSYDEENDRYYLDYNVPKSIGKVKELFGNFAVLVRALTYLKIMGREGLREVSEVAVLNANYLTRKLKGTRGYELPYKELRKHEVVFSAEPMKKETGVKALDVAKRLLDFGMHAPTIYFPLIVHEALMIEPTESVTKEELDAYVEALKRISEEAYTNPEIVKSAPHNTAVRRVDDVLAVKKPIITWRMYRELKEKGEVDY encoded by the coding sequence ATGTTCCGCCAAGCAAAGTGGGAGGAGCCCCTCATCTTTGAGCTCTCCCATCCTGGGAGAGTTGGCTACACTCTGCCAAAGCCAATTGAAGAGGTTGAAGTTGAAATTCCCGAGAAACTCAAGAGGAAGAGTCCCCTAAATCTGCCTGAGGTTAGCGAGCCTGAGGTTGTTAAGCACTACACAAGGTTGAGCGAGATGAATTACGGCGTTGACTCCGGCATCTATCCTCTTGGATCATGTACCATGAAGTACAATCCAAAGATAAATGAGGAGTTAGCGAACCATCCAAAGGTCAGCTTCATTCACCCATATCAGGATGAGAGGACCGTCCAAGGAGCCCTTAAGATAATGTGGGAGCTCGAGCAGTGGCTTAAGGAAATAACTGGAATGGACCGTTTCACCCTCCAGCCAGCTGCGGGTGCAAATGGAGAGTTCACCGGTGTAATGATTATCAAGGCCTACCACTTGGACAGGGGAGAGACCCAGAGAACCGAAATGCTCGTTCCAGATTCAGCCCACGGAACTAATCCCGCTTCAGCTGCAATGGCTGGATTTAAGGTCATTGAGATCCCCTCCAATGAAAACGGAACAGTTGACCTTGAGGCACTAGAGAATGCCGTCAGCGAGAGAACCGCGGGTTTAATGCTCACGAACCCTAACACCTTGGGAATATTTGAAGACGAAATATTGGAGATTGCGAAGATAGTTCACAAGGCTGGAGGCCTGCTTTATTACGATGGAGCAAACTTGAACGCAGTCCTTGGTAAGATAAGGCCCGGTGATATGGGCTTTGACATAGTTCACTTGAACCTCCACAAGACGTTTTCAACGCCTCACGGCGGTGGCGGTCCTGGAGCAGGGCCAGTTGGAGTTAAGGACTTCCTGAAGGACTACCTGCCAGTTCCTCTAGTTAGCTATGACGAGGAGAACGATCGTTACTACCTCGACTACAACGTTCCAAAGAGCATAGGAAAGGTGAAGGAGCTGTTCGGAAACTTTGCAGTGTTAGTTAGGGCTTTAACGTACCTCAAGATCATGGGCAGGGAGGGGCTCAGAGAGGTAAGTGAAGTTGCCGTGCTTAATGCGAATTACCTTACCCGGAAGCTTAAGGGGACTAGAGGTTATGAGCTGCCCTACAAGGAGCTGAGGAAGCATGAAGTGGTCTTCTCAGCTGAGCCAATGAAGAAGGAGACGGGAGTTAAGGCTTTGGACGTAGCAAAGAGGTTGCTGGACTTTGGAATGCATGCCCCAACGATATACTTCCCACTCATAGTGCATGAGGCATTAATGATAGAGCCTACCGAGAGTGTAACTAAAGAGGAGCTTGATGCGTACGTTGAGGCCCTTAAGAGGATAAGCGAAGAAGCCTACACCAATCCAGAGATCGTTAAGTCAGCTCCACACAACACCGCCGTTAGAAGGGTTGATGATGTCTTGGCTGTTAAGAAGCCGATAATTACCTGGAGAATGTACAGGGAGCTGAAGGAGAAGGGAGAAGTGGATTACTGA
- a CDS encoding protein translocase SEC61 complex subunit gamma, protein MATFQEKLREFWKESKRVFLVTKKPRWDEYKKAAKITGLGIILIGLIGMLIRIVGILALGG, encoded by the coding sequence ATGGCAACGTTTCAAGAGAAGCTCAGAGAGTTCTGGAAGGAGTCAAAGAGAGTCTTCCTCGTAACTAAAAAGCCAAGATGGGATGAGTACAAAAAGGCAGCAAAGATAACGGGCCTTGGAATCATTCTAATAGGGCTAATTGGCATGCTTATAAGAATCGTGGGAATCCTCGCTCTTGGAGGTTGA
- the rpl12p gene encoding 50S ribosomal protein P1, which produces MEYVYAALLLHSVGKEINEENLKAVLQAAGVTPDEARIKALVAALEGVNIDEVIEKAAMPVAVAAAPAAAPAEAGEEKKEEEKKEEEEKEEEVSEEEALAGLSALFG; this is translated from the coding sequence ATGGAGTATGTGTATGCTGCTCTGCTCCTCCACAGTGTTGGAAAGGAGATAAATGAGGAGAACCTTAAGGCTGTCCTTCAGGCTGCTGGAGTTACACCAGATGAGGCTAGGATAAAGGCCCTCGTTGCTGCTCTTGAGGGAGTTAACATCGACGAGGTCATAGAGAAGGCTGCAATGCCCGTTGCAGTTGCCGCTGCTCCAGCAGCAGCTCCAGCAGAGGCCGGCGAAGAGAAGAAGGAAGAGGAGAAGAAGGAGGAAGAGGAGAAAGAGGAAGAAGTCTCAGAAGAGGAGGCCCTTGCAGGCCTCAGCGCTCTCTTCGGATGA
- the dcd gene encoding dCTP deaminase, with product MLLPDWKIRKEILIDPFSEESLQPAGYDLRVGKEAYVKGKLINVEEEGKVVIPPKEYALVLTLERIKLPDDVMGDMKIRSSLAREGILGSFAWVDPGWDGNLTLMLYNASNEPVKLNYGERFVQIAFIRLEEPAKNPYRGNYQGSRRIVLSKRRLSK from the coding sequence ATGCTCCTCCCAGACTGGAAAATAAGGAAAGAAATACTTATCGACCCCTTCTCAGAGGAATCTCTTCAACCAGCAGGCTATGACCTCAGAGTTGGTAAAGAGGCCTATGTGAAGGGAAAGCTCATTAACGTGGAAGAAGAGGGCAAGGTTGTAATTCCACCAAAGGAATACGCCTTAGTTCTCACATTGGAGAGGATTAAGCTCCCAGACGACGTGATGGGAGACATGAAAATTAGAAGCAGCCTCGCCAGGGAAGGGATTCTTGGTTCCTTTGCTTGGGTAGACCCAGGATGGGATGGAAACCTAACGCTAATGCTCTATAACGCCTCAAATGAACCAGTAAAACTCAACTATGGTGAGAGATTTGTCCAAATAGCCTTCATAAGACTGGAGGAACCAGCTAAGAATCCATATAGGGGAAACTATCAAGGAAGTAGAAGAATAGTTCTCTCAAAGAGAAGGCTTTCCAAATAA
- the gcvPA gene encoding aminomethyl-transferring glycine dehydrogenase subunit GcvPA, giving the protein MAKHYIPNSAHKDEMLKEIGFSSIEDLFADVPKGFIKEFNLPEGKSEYEVFLEMNEILGKNKTVLEMPSFLGAGTYFHYIPAHVKYLIERSEFLTSYTPYQAEISQGMLQALFEYQSLIAELVGLPVVNSSMYDWGSAMAEAALMTVRLHRGRRKKFVVPKHTHPERMQVLKTYGKGPGVEVVTVNWNERGQVDLEDLKEKVKDAAGVYIEMPNFFGLLEEEIQAVGEIAHDAGAYFVVGVDPTILGIVEAPGELGADIVVGEASYFGNPMNFGGPRAGIFAVKNDPKLIRQMPGRVIGMTKDAEGKRAFVMTLQTREQHIRRAKATSNICSNEALVAVAAAIHIATLGPRGIRELGEVILKNTAYLKKRLKEVAELPFDGVNFKDVLVRFEKPYKEIHEHLLSKNIHGGYYVKPHFPELGEVALFAATETTRKEWVDALIEALREVV; this is encoded by the coding sequence ATGGCAAAGCACTACATCCCCAATTCTGCCCATAAAGACGAGATGCTTAAGGAGATTGGCTTTTCATCTATAGAAGACCTTTTTGCAGACGTCCCTAAAGGCTTCATAAAGGAGTTCAATCTCCCAGAGGGCAAGAGTGAGTACGAAGTGTTCTTAGAGATGAACGAAATCCTGGGGAAGAACAAAACCGTCCTAGAGATGCCATCGTTCCTGGGGGCTGGAACGTACTTCCACTACATACCTGCCCACGTGAAATATCTAATTGAAAGGAGCGAATTCCTAACCTCCTATACTCCCTATCAAGCGGAGATAAGTCAGGGAATGCTCCAAGCCCTGTTTGAATATCAAAGCTTAATAGCTGAGCTCGTCGGACTTCCAGTGGTTAACTCTTCAATGTACGACTGGGGAAGTGCAATGGCTGAAGCTGCTTTAATGACGGTGAGGCTCCATAGGGGCAGGAGGAAGAAGTTTGTCGTTCCAAAGCACACCCACCCGGAGAGGATGCAGGTTTTAAAGACCTATGGCAAGGGTCCAGGAGTTGAAGTTGTAACGGTTAACTGGAACGAGAGGGGACAGGTCGACTTGGAGGACCTAAAGGAGAAGGTTAAGGATGCTGCAGGAGTGTACATTGAGATGCCGAACTTCTTTGGCCTACTTGAAGAAGAGATACAAGCCGTTGGGGAAATAGCTCACGATGCAGGGGCTTACTTCGTAGTTGGCGTTGATCCAACTATTCTCGGAATAGTCGAGGCTCCAGGAGAGCTTGGGGCAGATATAGTTGTTGGTGAAGCCTCTTACTTTGGAAACCCAATGAACTTTGGCGGACCCAGGGCGGGAATATTCGCGGTCAAGAACGATCCTAAGCTGATTAGGCAGATGCCTGGCAGAGTAATAGGGATGACCAAGGATGCAGAGGGGAAGAGGGCCTTTGTAATGACATTACAAACGAGGGAGCAACACATAAGGAGGGCTAAGGCTACGTCAAATATTTGTTCCAACGAGGCGTTGGTTGCAGTTGCAGCAGCGATCCACATAGCGACTCTTGGGCCGAGGGGGATCAGGGAGCTCGGCGAGGTCATATTAAAGAACACTGCCTACCTGAAGAAGAGGCTTAAGGAAGTTGCCGAGTTACCCTTCGATGGTGTGAACTTCAAGGATGTTCTGGTTCGCTTCGAGAAGCCCTACAAGGAGATCCACGAGCACCTCTTGAGCAAAAACATCCACGGGGGCTACTATGTGAAACCTCACTTCCCGGAGCTTGGGGAGGTAGCTCTCTTCGCGGCCACTGAAACGACGAGGAAGGAATGGGTAGACGCTTTAATCGAGGCTCTCAGGGAGGTGGTTTAG